DNA from Nematostella vectensis chromosome 5, jaNemVect1.1, whole genome shotgun sequence:
aactgtactgtagatccctttgtctgtaactgtctaactgtactgtagatccctttgtctgtaactgtctaaatgtactgtagatccctttgtctgtaactgtctaactgtactgtagatctctttgtctgtaactgtctaactgtactgtagatccctttgtctgtaactgtctaactgtactgtagatccctttgtctgttactgtctaactgtactgtagatccttTTGTCTGTTACTGTCTAACTGTagtgtagatccctttgtctgtaactgtctaactgtgctgtagatccctttgtctgtaactgtctaactgtactgtagatccctttgtctgtaactgtctaactgtactgtagatccctttgtctgtaactgtctaactgtactatagatccctttgtctgtaactgtctaactgtactgtagatccctttgtctgtaactgtctaactgtactgtagatccctttgtctgtaactgtctaaatgtactgtagatccctttgtctgtaactgtctaaatgtactgtagatccctttgtctgtaactgtctaactgtactgtagatccctttgtctgtaactgtctaaatgtactgtagatccctttgtctgtaactgtctaactgtactgtagatccctttgtctgtaactgcctaactgtactgtagatccctttgtctgtaactgtctaactgtactgtagatccctttgtctgtaactgtctaactgtactgtagatccctttgtctgtaactgtctaaatgtactgtagatccctttgtctgtaactgtctaactgtactgtagatccttttgtctgtaactgtctaactgtactgtagatccctttgtctgtaactgtctaactgtactgtagatccctttgtctgtaactgtctaactgtactgtagatccctttgtctgtaactgtctaaatgtactgtagatccctttgtctgtaactgtctaactgtactgcagatccctttgtctgtaactgtctaactgtactgtagatccctttgtctgtaactgtctttctaactgtactgtagatccctttgtctgtaactgtctaactgtactgtagatccttttgtctgtaactgtctaactgtactgtagatccctttgtctgtaactgtctaactgtactgtagatccctttgtctgtaactgtctaactgtattgtagatccctttgtctgtaactgtctaaatgtactgtagatccctttgtctgtaactgtctaactgtactgtagatccctttgtctgtaactgtctaactgtactgtagatccctttgtctgtaactgtctaactgtactgtagatccctttgtctgtaactgtctaactgtactgtagatccctttgtctgtaactgtctaactgtactgtagatccttttgtctgtaactgtctaactgtagtgtagatccctttgtctgtaactgtctaactgtactgtagatccctttgtctgtaactgtctaactgtactgtagatccctttgtctgtaactgtctaactgtactgtagatccctttgtctgtaactgtctaactgtactgtagatccctttgtctgtaactgtctttctaactgtactgtagatccctttgtctgtaactgtctaactgtactgtagatccttttgtctgtaactgtctaactgtactgtagatccctttgtctgtaactgtctaactgtattgtagatccctttgtctgtaactgtctaaatgtactgtagatccctttgtctgtaactgtctaactgtactgtagatccctttgtctgtaactgtctaactgtactgtagatccctttgtctgtaactgtctaactgtactgtagatccctttgtctgtaactgtctaaatgtactgtagatccctttgtctgtaactgtctaactgtactgtagatccctttgtctgtaactgtctaactgtactgtagatccctttgtctgttactgtctaactgtactatagatccctttgtctgtaactgtctaaatgtactgtagatccctttgtctgtaactgcctaactgtactgtaatccctttgtctgtaactgtctaactgtactgtagatccctttgtctgtaactgtctaactgtactgtagatccctttgtctgtaactgtctaactgtactgtagatccctttgtctgtaactgtctaaatgtactgtagatccctttgtctgtaactgtctaaatgtactgtagatccctttgtctgtaactgcctaactgtactgtagatccctttgtctgtaactgtctaactgtactgtagatccctttgtctgtaactgtctaactgtactgtagatccctttgtctgtaactgtctaaatgtactgtagatccctttgtctgtaactgtctaactgtactgtagatccttttgtctgtaactgtctaactgtactgtagatccctttgtctgtaactgtctaactgtactgtagatccctttgtctgtaactgtctaactgtactgtagatccctttgtctgtaactgtctaaatgtactgtagatccctttgtttgtaactgtctaactgtactgtagatccctttgtctgtaactgtctaactgtactgtagatccctttgtctgtaactgtctaactgtactgtagatccctttgtctgtaactgtctaactgtactgtagatccctttgtctgtaactgtctaactgtactgtagatccctttgtctgtaactgtctaaatgtactgtagatccctttgtctgtaactgtctaactgtactgtagatccctttgtctgtaactgtctaactgtactgtagatccctttgtctgtaactgtctaactgtactgtagatccctttgtctgtaactgtctaactgtactgtagatccctttgtctgtaactgtctaactgtactgtagatccctttgtctgtaactgtctaactgtactgtagatccctttgtctgtaactgcctaactgtactgtagatccctttgtctgtaactgcctaactgtactgtagatccctttgtctgtaactgtctaaatgtactgtagatccctttgtttGTAACTGTCTTTCTAACtatagatccctttgtctgtgtCTATCTGTCTagctgtagatccctttgacTATGTTCGTCTGacctctgtctgtctgtcattTTCACCCTTTCCTCTTTGTGCCTCAGGTAGTGTACTTCCTCTTGGCAAAATGGAGATCAACCCTGTTGCCAGCCTGGTTCCTCTTACAAAGGCAAGCACAACTATGTGTGACAACCCATCTCTGGCAGACATTGACTCTGACACAGACGAGCAAGATGAGAATGGTACGTACCATTAACACTCATTTGGATGTCATCCAGTGTCATCCCTTTCTATGTACTATGAAGTgtggtgtgtagggtgtgtAGGGTGTGTACTTAGAACAATAACATTGTCGAAAAGATATGCCATAATTATGCAAAGTGGTGTGTAATATTaagattttccaaataagtCACATAGAgataaataaagtttattgaattgaattgaatcATCCAAATTTGACACAAAAATCCTGAATCCCTACACAACTAAGATCGGGATAAAAACAGTTTAGAAGTGTGGGTATGTACAAGTATTCTCAATTTATGATATGATAAAACATTTGATGCTCACCTTGAtagtttttaaatattttcagtGACTTTTAGCACTTGACAGTAAGGCAGGAACTTTGCAAACAGTCTACAAACAGCATTTCTTTTGTGCCTTTTTTAGGGGGTCAGGTTGGCTTCTATTTTTGTCTTTACTATTGTATTTCTCTCATTTCAGGACATGTAAAACCACATTTTGACTCCAGAAGTAAACTCTTCGAACTTGACCCTTGCGACGGTTTTGGAAAAGTTTGCTTGGTGTACAAAGATGTTAAAGCAGGTATTGTTAAACCCTCTGCCGAGGTGAAACAAGGACTACAGGCACATAACAggatttccctgtattttatGTCATATTTCCTTTATTTCATAATAATGTGCTGCTTCATAAGAAGTACACTATAATGTACTGCTTTCGGCAGGCTACATCAAACTTTGTGCTTTgaattgaaaacaaataagaatGAAAAGGTTAAACTGTTTCTTAGCTTGGGTCACTGTTTCTAAACTTGCCTTGAAGATTAGCTACCGGAAAAGCATTGAATTGTCTTTTCATTAGTGTTTTATTCCCTTCAGGTGTTACCATCTGCAAGCCTGAAGTATGGCTGCTGGACCGAGCATTGGAGTGGTCGTTCATCTCAAATACTTTCTCTGATTATTTTCGCATGATGATTATGCACCTGGGGCTTCCCCTGTGGCAGTACATCTTCAGTGATGCAGGAATAAGTCCTGAGACCAAGGTAGTATTGGAGTTCCTCTAATTGATATGATTGTCAAAATGTGATATTGGATCACTCACTCACTCTTTCACTCACTcaactcactcactcacttgCTCGCTCGCTCACTCACTcaactcactcactcactcactcactcactcactcactcactcactcactcactcactcactcaactcactcactcaactcactcactcactcactcactcaactcactcactcactcaactcactcactcactcactcactcactcactcactcactcactcactcactcactcactcactcactcactcactcactcaactcactcactcactcactcactcactcactcactcactcactcactcactcactcactcactcactcactcactcactcactcaactcactcactcactcactcactatcCATTTAACGCCAGAGTCCACCTATTGGCGGGTGTGACGGCTCTTGGGGACATACAGATTCCTTACGGCATCCCTCCATGCTTTACGGTCAGATGCCACTCTTGCTTTCAGGCCCGACATTTCAAGATCGTTAAGCTTGGCATCCGACCATGTCTTTCTAGGTCTTCCCCTCTTCCTACGTCCTCCCACCCACCTCGAAGTTTCTGATGGAACACAGGAATCAGTGCCTGTGCCCT
Protein-coding regions in this window:
- the LOC5517656 gene encoding tubulin polyglutamylase complex subunit 2 isoform X2, translating into MASLSDQGKLRELFDRMTLGIVRSLEKRPGVTDVRLLDRKPAESGIIDAWEQKNMCILPDDVKSFYQTTNGLLLQWCIKFGGSVLPLGKMEINPVASLVPLTKASTTMCDNPSLADIDSDTDEQDENGHVKPHFDSRSKLFELDPCDGFGKVCLVYKDVKAGVTICKPEVWLLDRALEWSFISNTFSDYFRMMIMHLGLPLWQYIFSDAGISPETKVFPSSYVLPPTSKFLMEHRNQCLCPLHMTKPLETSFAESRFQAFNPEFVPDGVQACVTLGLQCTHPSKHCTFASLLPC